The region tgtgggttatatcagagtgttacagtgaggggtgtgggatatatcagagtgttacagtgaggggtgtgggatatatcagagtgttacagtgagcggtgtgggatatatcagaatgttacagtgaggggtgtgggttatatcagagtgttacagtgaggggtgtgggatatatcagagtgttacagtgagcggtgtgggttatatcagagtgttacagtgaaggttgTAGTGTGGAGGGCCAAGCTGCTGGTTGACTTTGTGCACTCTGCCCTGTTCCGCTTCGCGTGACATCACTCCTGGCTGAAGTTTCAGTGTGATAAatcttgtctgtctgtgtgcagcATTTGTAATTTTTGTCGGGGGGAATGTGCGTGTCTGGTTGTCAATTAGTACCAGCTGTCTGGGCTGTGGGAGCACACAGAGCAAAGGGCAGTCAGTCAGTGTGGAGCTGACCCATCGTCCGGGAATAGCCTCTCCACGGTGCCCTCAGGATGTCCCCTGGTCTCTCGCTGGCTCTCCTGTCCGGATTGTGCCTCGTGCTGGGTGACGTGACTGACCGGTTCCAGTCTATCCCCCCTTGCCTGGAGTTCTTCTACAGGGGCCAGCCCCCCTCGGGTTTTGTCGACGTGTCGCAATCCCGTCTGTGCCAGCGTCTGTCCGGGTCGCTGTATTATGCCACGCTGTACGACCTTTCCGGGCGTGTCCCTGTCTACTCGGCCTTTCTCTACAAGTACCGGGCAGAGGGGGTCCCGCGTGGGAAGGGAGTGGACCGTTCCTGGAAATACGAAGTGCAGGTAAGTAGTTTTGGGGATCGTTGTGCCGGGCAGCGTGCACGGGACAGGTGGGCTCTGCAGCTTTCGGATTTGAATGGGCAGGTTATCTGGCGCCCATACTGTGGGGGGAGGTGGGTTAGTGGGTGAGGGGTGGATGGCGCGGGTAGGTGGTGAGGGCACCGGCATTTTTCCAATGGAAAATCTGATGTCAACAGTTTACGCTGCAATGGCACTGTCACGCCATTAGGTGGCACTGCTGCGCGGCTTGCCAGACGATTTTTCCTCCCCAATtaacctctctctcgctctttctctctctctcctgccattCACAGCTGGCGAACAATCGTGCAGATGGCAACATGAGCGAGATCACACCCCTCGCCCTGCGGGATCCTGCTGTGCGTCGGAGCCAGGCGGTGGAGGGGACCTACCCGCTGCAGCTGGGGGGGCTCCACTACGTCAGGGGGCAGCTGAACCCCGCCAACTTCCAGGGCAGCCGGGAGAGCCGCAGCGCCACGTTCGCCCTCACCAACGCTGTGCCGTACCCGCGGTCGTTCCACCACCACGGGTGGAAGCCAGCCCTTCGCAGGGTCGCCGAGAGGCTCCGGGAGGAGTGCCAGGGCTCGCCCGCTTACCTGGTGTCGGGCGCCATGCGGCAAAAGCGGGGGAAGCAGACCTGGGCCCCCCCGCGGGGCGCGGGCCGGGCTGCCGTGCCCCAGTTCCTCTGGATCAGCTTCTGCTGCGCCAATGGTGCCAGTGGTGCGATGGTCGGGCATTGCCGAGGATCGGGGAGGCTGGCATTGCGTGCAATGGAGCTGGGGCCCTACGAGACACAGGAGCTCTCGGTGGGGCAGCTGGAAGGGGCGCTGGCCGAGCAACTGGGGCGGCAGAGAATCCGGATCTATAAGGGAGGATGCACCCTCTCTGGCTCGGAAAACTAGACCCTGATGAACAAAGAGGGAGGGAGATCTTGGGGAGGAGTGGAGAAATGAAGGTTGGTTCTGTCTTCACGTTCTCCCCACCGCCTGCCAGCCTCCAcactccttcccaccaccccctgccccctgTCTCCGTCACACCTCTGTCAATTTCCAGACCCCTTCCGAGCCTGGGGAATACTGCCCCTCTCTTGCTCACCAGTCCCTGCTATAAGTCATTGTATGTTGCTAGGGATGACGCACTTCCATTATAACTATTAAATGTTACAATAATATCTCCTACTGAGTGTGGTTCCTTGTGTTCGAgactgactccctctctctctctctctctgtttctgtctctctgtttctctgcctctgtctgtccacctctctctctctctgccgctctcggtcactatctctctctctctgtcttcctcccgtactctttctctctgcctctccatctctctccgtctccttctttctctctgtcactctctttctctctgtcactccctttctccctgccactctctgtctctctcaatgtctccatCTCTGTGCCTCCCTGTCTCTATCTatccagctctgtctctctctctctcattctgtctccctgcctctctcaactctctttctcactctatccctctccctctctctctttgtctttctgtgtgtctctctctctgactctccatctctctttttttctctgtcattctcagtctctttcattttctccatctctgtccctctatctcgtcTCACCGTATATCTCTGCTCTTTGTCACTCTCTTTGCTccatttctctctgtatctctctctctctccctctcttgttctcccttcctctctgtctctctcattctctctgtctctctgttgctgtctctctctctctccctctgtctctccctctcttgctctccctctctctctctctcattctctctgtctctctgttgctgtctctctctctctgtctctccctttcttgctctccctctctctctctctctctcattctctccgtctctctgttgctgtgtctctctctctgtttctctccctatctctctctctcttcgtcctctgcctctctctctctgcctttctctctccctctgtctctgtctctcttggtcctctgcctctctctctctgcttttctctctccctttctctctcactctgtctctgtatctctctttctctctctgcctctgtctctctttctctctgtctctccgacagCAGGTCATGGCGGTGTCAAAGGTCAGGGTCCGAGTGACCGCGACCTCAGCTCCTCTCCTCCCGCCTCTCATTTAACACAGGAGCTAGTTTTGTGGTAGCTGagatcacggagagagagagagacagagagaggcccaATGTTGTGGCCTGTTTACCTAGGGAGGCTTGGGCCTCTCGGTAACAGAAACAAACTTTCAACATCCTCCCTCCAAATTCTATATGTGCAAGCAACCTGATCTCCGTGAGACTCCAGCCCTCAGGACTGGGTGTGTGAGAGACATTCCACAATTAACAACACCAAACTGCATTTAAATAGCCTCTTTAATGTCGTGAaacagcccaaggtgcttcacaggagcgtcagCAAACACAATTCGACACCGAGTCGCTGAAGGAGAGAGTCGGAACTGGTGATCAAATGCTTGGTCACAGATGgacgttttaaggagtgacttaaaggaggagtgagtgagagagtcagagaggtttagggagggaattccagagctcagggcccaggcagctgaaggcacagccgccaatggtggagtgatgggaatcgggggatgttcaagaggccggaattggaggagtgcagagatctcggagggttgtaggggctggaggaagttacagagatagggagggttgtagaggctggagggggttacagagatgtggagggttgttggggctggaggaggtaacagagatagggagggttctagggactggaggaggttacagagatagggagggttctagggactggaggaggttacagagatagggttgtcggggctggaggaggttacagagatagggagggttgtagggactggaggaggttacagagatggggagggttctagggactggaggaggttacagagatagggttgtaggggctggaggaggttacagagatagggagggttgtaggggctggaggaggttacagagatagggtgggttgtaggggctggaggaggtaacagagaaagggagggttgtaagggctgaaggtggttacagagatagggagggttctagggactggaggaggttacagagatagggctgtaggggctggaggtagttacagagatggggagggttgtaggggcaggaggaggttacagagttagggagggttgtagggctggaggaggtgatagaatagggagggttgtaggggctggaggaggtgacagagatagggagggatgtaggggctggaggaggttacagagataaggaagattgtgggactggaggaggtgacagaatagggagggttgtaggggctagaggaggttacagagatagggagggttgtaggggctggaggaggtcacagagataggaagggttgtaggggctggaggaggttacagagatagggagggttgtaggggctggaggaggttacagagatagggagagttgtggggtctggaggagtttacagagataaggaaggttgtagggactggaggaggttacagagatagggagggttgtagggactggaggaggttacagagatagagagggttgtggggactggaggaggtcatgGAGAGACCTTTTATCCTTAAATCTAACCAATCTGATCACCTACATTCCCTCCTGGTCCACACATTAGCTCACATTTTTACTGGTTCTCTTCCTTCGTGAACTGTGCATTTCTGCTTTGAATCTGCCTTCGTCATTCCTCTCGTCAAAAAATATCAACCCTTTCCCCCAGCACCTTTGTAAACTAACACCCCCTCtcaaacctctctttcctctccaaagtccttaaacacgttgtcgcctcccaaatcctttCCCATTTTTcccggaattccatgtttgaattcctccaatcagatttccagccCTGCCACAATACTAAATAACTCTTCTtaaagtcacaatgacatccactgtgacTCTGGTAAAGTTTCCCCCCTCCTCCAACTCGATCTGACTGCACCCAttgacatggctgaccacaccatcctcctccaacacctctccactgtcgtccagttgggtgggactgctctcacctgttcCTATTCATATCTATCTCATCGTAAGCAGAGAATCACCTGTCAtggctctcttcctgctcctgcaccgttacctctggtatcGTCCACCCCTACCCCAGGATCTCTCCTTGTCtccctcctacttctcatctacacactgcccctcgatgacatcatccgaaaacacagtgttagttttcacatgtacactgacaacacccagttctacctcagcaccacctcactCGACTGTCTGTAAATTATCAGACTGCGTAtcccacatccagtactggatgagcagaaatttcctccaattaaatattgggaagactgaagccattgttttcagtccctgctccaaactccgttccctcgtcactgactccatccctctccctggctgcTGTCTGaggttaaaccagtctgttcacaaccttggtgtcacctcTGACCCCAAGTcgaacttccgaccacatatttaaccatcactaaaaccgcctatttccacctccgtaacttcGCCTGACTCCgccccccgtctcagctcatccgcGGCCGAAACCCTCGTCCGTGCCTTCATTAACcttccagatttgactattccagctctctcctggctggtctcccacattccagccTCCGTAAACTTCCCAGAGAGATCACAGTCCAACAGAAGAGGGAAATATTTAAACTGCTACTCAAAAACACATTGCCAAACACACAAAAAGATaagagatgcagagtaaagctccctctacattgtccacatcaaacactcccaggacatgttacgaccaaggcaggaaaaaaaaataaaaaataaaacggggttagatacagagtcaaagctcaaagaaaagaaaaaaaaactggaaaaataaGGGGGGAAAAAAAGGGGTTCGCTGCTGCCTAATTGGGACTGCTGATtggtgagtgcatcaacgaggttcaGCCGACAGTGCTGCAGCCAGTTGCAGGAactgctgctggagagggagaatctgtgctgctgcaacagGCACAAAGGgaagcaccctccccaccccaattgcccagcctgggtcagctgaagcagcCCGGCTAAAGAGACGGAAGGggttagatagtgcctgggcagcttcagctgacccaggttagGACCCCTCCCACGACCAGAAGACCAGGAGTGTTACTCAGGACTGTTAAGAGTGCTCTGTGTACCACCCTTAAAGCAACAGTCATcgcttacagcctgtctttcctctTTCCTGTATACTCTCAGCCTCTCCCCGAACCTATTAGTTGTTTATTCGTTAGTTCAAGCCCTTTGTCACCggcggcggggccctctactacctatgcagctgcagcttctgtggctgcccatgtggccccgtcaccctttaaattaataacatccagccatggggtgaagagctatccccaccccaacatgtctattgaggcctgcgtaaaggcaatggccgaggctgTTGGCCCCTCGgctattgttgcagcctcaaagatgtatgggaaggctatgATCTTTCTGAAGTCCGAGCGggtggtgtccctggccctgagtaaggggctcactgttggggggactttcctgccggtggaccctccagGGCCCACCGCACGGCAGATAATGtaatcaaacgtcccgcccttcaaTCCCAGTGAGCtcgtcctcccccacctgcacaatCTGTGGGAGGTAAAgtcggggatcaccccaatccTGCTCGGTCCTCggtagcacagcctccgacatgtctactccttccgctgccagctatttgtgcagctggcgcgggaggaggtcttgtaagggccacttcaatgtagagttccaggggacggcctaccgcgtcttttggacctcggacggggcgcggtgccatgcctgcaagggggtggggcatgttcgtaagaactgccccaacctcccagccgccaactccacctcggcggcccagtgtgccgtcactgcacctcctcccactcccccaatacatccaacagacaccgctcagtcggttccggaggctgtggttttcacggcctccagcggggaggggagtgcccgtccgagtgaaaGGAAGACGTGGAGAAAGAACAAACACCGAGAGATGCGTCCCCTGAACACCGTGACACAACCCGAgcatgagctcagcccaaggcccgatctcggggaacccacctgccccaggactgaatattgaacagcagcaagtgcaaacatgaaaaaaaaacagtgggtaagcaaactgaacaaactaagatgaaatgaaataaacaaaagaaaaaagactgtaaaaaatttaaaaaagaaataaaaatgaaagtaaaatggggggctgtcatgctctgaaattaatgaactcaatgttcagtccggcaggctgtagtgtgcctaatcggtaaatgagatgctgttcctcgagcttgcgttgatgttcactggaacactgcagcaatcccaggacagagatgtgagcatgagagtaggggggagtgttgaaatggcaagcaaccggaagctcagggtcctgcttgcggactgagcggaggtgttccacaaagcagacacccagtctgcgcttggtctccccaatgtagaggagaccacactgtgagcagcgaatacagtatactacattgaaagaagtacaagtaaatcgctgcttcacctgaaaggagtgtttggggcctgggatagtgaggagagaggatgtaaatgggcaggtactacacctcctgtgattgcaggggaaggtgccatgggacggggacgaggtggtgggggtaatggaggagtggaccagggtgtcgcggagggaacgatcccttcggaatgctgacaagggaagggaggggaagatgcggttTGGAGAAGGGAGCACAGGGCAGAGGCTTGCATCTCCATCGGGAACCCTGCCACCCGTGAGGCACCCGGAAGTGCTGGACAGCTGAGGAGTTACTTCCTTCGAGGTGCAGTCACTGGTGCGAAAGGAGCCAAGAAtagatacacagcaagatcccacaaaacgaAACGCCATCGAGATCAGGCCAGACTGCTTTTTCACTGACGTCAGTCGAGGGATAAACATTGTGCATAGGACAGCGGGGAGAACTCTGGAAATAAAGAGCATCATACACTgaggcactccctcaacactgagcgtccaacagtgcagcgctccctcagtactgaacctccgacatggcggtgctccctcagtactaaccctccgacactgcagcactccctcagtactgaccctccgacagtgcagcactccatcagtactgaccctccgacatggcggtgctccctcagtactgaccctctgacagtgcagcactccctcagtactgaccctccgacagtgcagcaccccctcagtactgaccctccagcagagcagacatccttctgtactgaccctccgacagtgcaaaagtccatcagtactgaccctctgacagtgcagcactccctcaggactgaacgtccaacagtgcagcactccctcagtactgaccctctaacaatggagcattccctcagtacggactctctaacaatgcagcaatcccacagtactgaccctctaacagtgcagcactccctcaggactgaacgtccaacagtgcagcactccctcagtactgaccctctgacagtgcagcactccctcaggactg is a window of Heterodontus francisci isolate sHetFra1 unplaced genomic scaffold, sHetFra1.hap1 HAP1_SCAFFOLD_944, whole genome shotgun sequence DNA encoding:
- the LOC137363356 gene encoding endonuclease domain-containing 1 protein-like; translated protein: MSPGLSLALLSGLCLVLGDVTDRFQSIPPCLEFFYRGQPPSGFVDVSQSRLCQRLSGSLYYATLYDLSGRVPVYSAFLYKYRAEGVPRGKGVDRSWKYEVQLANNRADGNMSEITPLALRDPAVRRSQAVEGTYPLQLGGLHYVRGQLNPANFQGSRESRSATFALTNAVPYPRSFHHHGWKPALRRVAERLREECQGSPAYLVSGAMRQKRGKQTWAPPRGAGRAAVPQFLWISFCCANGASGAMVGHCRGSGRLALRAMELGPYETQELSVGQLEGALAEQLGRQRIRIYKGGCTLSGSEN